From Solea solea chromosome 20, fSolSol10.1, whole genome shotgun sequence, one genomic window encodes:
- the snx13 gene encoding sorting nexin-13 isoform X1, translating into MFAEASLSIWGWGGLGVVLFLVTFGPFAIFYLAFYIFCFVGGGFAVTLLYGKINSEKHLERCEQSYLPPTQIGIVKILDEMKQESKPIRIDRRLTGSSFIDEPLQQVIQFALRDYIQYWYYTLSEDESFLLEIRQTLQNALVQFSTRSKEVDWQPYFTTRLVDDFATHLRVFRKAQDRLVDREDKQRDITEELVDSFFEAEVEMERKICRDVVCTSLKDEEGFLRDLCELLLYLLLPPGDFHNKNMRYFLREVLARGVLLPLINQLSDPDYINQFVIWMIRDASCNYEAFMNILKLTDKPAELESVKDKVVEELQYLRSLDTAGDDINVIKNQINSLLFVKKVCETRIQRLHSGKEVDALKLAVNFGKLCVIPLDHILVHNIALQFFMDFMQAAGAQAELFFWLTVEGYRVTAQQQLEAMHGWQKDGKKQPRATMELLKAAALGVFEQYLSDKASPRVQVDEASVIKLGEKLQKDDPTPEIFDEIQRKVYDMMLRDEHYYPSFKQSPLYVRMLAELDMLKEPSYRGSDDGDGESFNGSPTGSINLSLDDLSNSCHDETMHLHAFISDTADACLPGFSGAAGVCNDHGKTYALYAITVFRRSQDGSEDCWKTYRRYSDFHDFHMRIIEQFENLASILKLPGKKTFNNMDRDFLEKRKKDLNAYLQLLLNPEMVKACPTLIPYVYDFLENKAYNKGKGEFARKIDTFVNPLRSSMRNVSNAVKALPDSLAEGMTKVSDNMGRMSERLGQDIKQSILKVPPLLPKSEIDPEHCRVSAQLDDNVDDNIPLRVMLLLMDEVFDLKEKNQWLRRNIKNLLQQLIRATYGDTINRKIVDHVDYLTSPEQVADYVKKFRDSYWPNGILAETPPRRDKSIRMRTRVAAKTSLLGIMPDELKHIIGADTTRKGILRVFDMFQYQPMNRRLVYVFLEGFLETMFPQYKFPELFVKLHSRSPRIHRYSQKLKSSSLKR; encoded by the exons GCCAGTCTGTCCATCTGGGGATGGGGGGGTCTTGGAGTCGTGCTATTTCTCGTCACCTTTGGGCCCTTTGCCATATTCTACCTGGCCTTTTATATCTTCTGCTTCGTTGGAGG GGGCTTTGCGGTCACTCTGCTTTATGGGAAGATCAACTCAGAGAAACACCTGGAAAGATGCGAGCAATCTTATCTACCCCCTACACAGATTGGTATAGTGAAG ataTTGGATGAGATGAAGCAGGAGTCGAAGCCTATCAGGATTGACAGGAGACTGACTGGCTCCAGTTTTATAGATGAACCACTACAACAG GTGATCCAGTTTGCTCTGAGggattatatacagtactgGTACTATACTCTGAGCGAGGATGAGTCTTTCTTATTGGAGATCAGACAGACCCTGCAGAATGCCCTTGTCCAGTTCTCCACACG GTCCAAAGAAGTGGACTGGCAGCCTTACTTCACCACACGCCTCGTGGACGACTTTGCCACCCATTTACGTGTCTTTAGAAAAGCCCAGGATCGTCTCGTTGACAGAGAGGACAAGCAGA GAGACATCACGGAGGAGCTGGTGGACTCGTTTTTCGAAGCTGAGgtggagatggagaggaagaTTTGTCGAGACGTAGTGTGCACTTCGCTTAAAGACGAGGAAG gtttcCTTCGGGACTTGTGTGAGCTGCTTCTGTATCTTTTACTACCTCCTGGAGATTTCCACAACAAGAACATGAGATACTTCCTAAGG GAGGTGCTGGCTCGTGGTGTGCTGCTACCCCTCATCAACCAGCTGAGCGACCCAGACTACATCAACCAGTTTGTCATCTGGATG ATACGGGACGCAAGCTGTAACTATGAAGCCTTCATGAACATCCTAAAGCTGACGGACAAACCCGCAGAGCTGGAGTCCGTCAAGGACAAGGTGGTGGAGGAGCTGCAGTATCTGCGCTCCCTGGACACCGCTGGAGATG ACATCAATGTGATCAAAAACCAGATCAACAGTCTTCTGTTTGTGAAGAAGGTGTGCGAGACCAGGATCCAGAGGCTGCATTCTGGCAAG GAAGTGGATGCCTTGAAATTGGCGGTCAACTTTGGCAAGCTGTGTGTCATCCCACTGGATCACATCCTCGTCCACAACATAGCACTGCAGTTCTTCATGG ACTTCATGCAGGCAGCGGGGGCGCAGGCCGAGCTGTTTTTCTGGCTCACCGTGGAAGGCTACAGGGTGAcggcacagcagcagctggaggccATGCACGGCTGGCAGAAAGACGGCAAGAAGCAGCCCAGAGCCACCATGGAGCTGCTCAAGGCTGCTGCGCTGGGCGTCTTCGAACAGTACCTCTCCGACAAG GCGTCTCCCAGGGTGCAAGTGGACGAGGCCTCGGTGATAAAGCTCGGGGAGAAACTGCAGAAAGATGATCCGACGCCAGAGATATTTGATGAGATCCAGAGAAAA GTGTATGACATGATGCTACGTGACGAGCATTACTACCCCTCGTTCAAGCAGAGCCCGCTCTACGTCCGAATGCTGGCGGAGCTCGATATGTTAAAAGAGCCCAGTTACCGGGGATCTGATGACGGTGATGGAGAATCCTTTAATGGCTCACCCACAGGAAGCATAAATCTA TCGTTGGACGACTTGTCCAACTCCTGCCATGATGAAACTATGCACCTACATGCCTTCATCTCTGACACag CTGACGCTTGTCTCCCCGGGTTCTCGGGTGCTGCAGGGGTTTGCAACGACCATGGTAAGACCTACGCGCTGTACGCCATCACTGTGTTCAGACGCAGCCAGGATGGCAGTGAAGACTGCTGGAAGACTTACCGCCGCTACTCAGACTTCCACGACTTCCACATGCGGATCATtgaacag TTTGAGAACCTGGCATCAATCCTCAAGCTGCCAGGAAAAAAGACATTCAACAACATGGACAGGGACTTCctagagaagaggaaaaaagacctCAATGCTTACCTACAG ttgCTGCTGAACCCAGAGATGGTGAAGGCCTGCCCCACTCTGATTCCTTATGTCTACGACTTTCTAGAAAACAAGGCGTACAACAAGGGCAAAGGAGAATTTGCACGAAAG ATAGACACATTTGTGAATCCTTTGAGGAGCTCCATGAGGAACGTGTCCAACGCAGTGAAAGCCCTTCCCGACAGTCTGGCTGAAGGTATGACCAAGGTTTCTGACAACATGGGTCGCATGTCGGAGAGACTGGGCCAGGACATCAAACAGTCCATATTGAAG GTGCCTCCACTCCTCCCCAAGTCTGAAATAGACCCTGAACATTGTCGAGTCTCCGCCCAGCTTGATGACAAT GTGGACGATAACATCCCGTTGAGGGTCATGCTGCTGCTCATGGATGAAGTGTTTGACTTAAAAGAGAAAAACCAGTGGCTGCGCAGGAACATTAAGaacctgctgcagcagctcatcAGAGCCACATATGGAGACACTATCAACAG GAAAATTGTGGATCATGTGGACTACCTGACCTCACCTGAGCAGGTGGCAGACTATGTCAAGAAGTTCAG GGATTCTTACTGGCCCAACGGTATACTGGCTGAGACGCCGCCGCGTCGGGACAAAAGCATCCGCATGAGGACAAGAGTTGCCGCCAAGACCAGCCTGCTGGGTATCATGCCAG ATGAGCTGAAGCACATAATTGGAGCAGACACTACGAGAAAGGGCATCCTGCGCGTCTTTGACATGTTCCAGTACCAGCCCATGAACCGTCGGTTGGTCTACGTTTTCCTGGAAGGCTTCTTGGAGACAATGTTCCCCCAGTACAAGTTCCCCGAGCTCTTTGTCAAGCTGCACTCCCGCTCACCGCGCATCCACAGATACAGCCAGAAACTCAAATCCTCTTCACTCAAGAGGTGA
- the snx13 gene encoding sorting nexin-13 isoform X2, which yields MFAEASLSIWGWGGLGVVLFLVTFGPFAIFYLAFYIFCFVGGGFAVTLLYGKINSEKHLERCEQSYLPPTQIGIVKILDEMKQESKPIRIDRRLTGSSFIDEPLQQVIQFALRDYIQYWYYTLSEDESFLLEIRQTLQNALVQFSTRSKEVDWQPYFTTRLVDDFATHLRVFRKAQDRLVDREDKQRDITEELVDSFFEAEVEMERKICRDVVCTSLKDEEGFLRDLCELLLYLLLPPGDFHNKNMRYFLREVLARGVLLPLINQLSDPDYINQFVIWMIRDASCNYEAFMNILKLTDKPAELESVKDKVVEELQYLRSLDTAGDDINVIKNQINSLLFVKKVCETRIQRLHSGKEVDALKLAVNFGKLCVIPLDHILVHNIALQFFMDFMQAAGAQAELFFWLTVEGYRVTAQQQLEAMHGWQKDGKKQPRATMELLKAAALGVFEQYLSDKASPRVQVDEASVIKLGEKLQKDDPTPEIFDEIQRKVYDMMLRDEHYYPSFKQSPLYVRMLAELDMLKEPSYRGSDDGDGESFNGSPTGSINLSLDDLSNSCHDETMHLHAFISDTGVCNDHGKTYALYAITVFRRSQDGSEDCWKTYRRYSDFHDFHMRIIEQFENLASILKLPGKKTFNNMDRDFLEKRKKDLNAYLQLLLNPEMVKACPTLIPYVYDFLENKAYNKGKGEFARKIDTFVNPLRSSMRNVSNAVKALPDSLAEGMTKVSDNMGRMSERLGQDIKQSILKVPPLLPKSEIDPEHCRVSAQLDDNVDDNIPLRVMLLLMDEVFDLKEKNQWLRRNIKNLLQQLIRATYGDTINRKIVDHVDYLTSPEQVADYVKKFRDSYWPNGILAETPPRRDKSIRMRTRVAAKTSLLGIMPDELKHIIGADTTRKGILRVFDMFQYQPMNRRLVYVFLEGFLETMFPQYKFPELFVKLHSRSPRIHRYSQKLKSSSLKR from the exons GCCAGTCTGTCCATCTGGGGATGGGGGGGTCTTGGAGTCGTGCTATTTCTCGTCACCTTTGGGCCCTTTGCCATATTCTACCTGGCCTTTTATATCTTCTGCTTCGTTGGAGG GGGCTTTGCGGTCACTCTGCTTTATGGGAAGATCAACTCAGAGAAACACCTGGAAAGATGCGAGCAATCTTATCTACCCCCTACACAGATTGGTATAGTGAAG ataTTGGATGAGATGAAGCAGGAGTCGAAGCCTATCAGGATTGACAGGAGACTGACTGGCTCCAGTTTTATAGATGAACCACTACAACAG GTGATCCAGTTTGCTCTGAGggattatatacagtactgGTACTATACTCTGAGCGAGGATGAGTCTTTCTTATTGGAGATCAGACAGACCCTGCAGAATGCCCTTGTCCAGTTCTCCACACG GTCCAAAGAAGTGGACTGGCAGCCTTACTTCACCACACGCCTCGTGGACGACTTTGCCACCCATTTACGTGTCTTTAGAAAAGCCCAGGATCGTCTCGTTGACAGAGAGGACAAGCAGA GAGACATCACGGAGGAGCTGGTGGACTCGTTTTTCGAAGCTGAGgtggagatggagaggaagaTTTGTCGAGACGTAGTGTGCACTTCGCTTAAAGACGAGGAAG gtttcCTTCGGGACTTGTGTGAGCTGCTTCTGTATCTTTTACTACCTCCTGGAGATTTCCACAACAAGAACATGAGATACTTCCTAAGG GAGGTGCTGGCTCGTGGTGTGCTGCTACCCCTCATCAACCAGCTGAGCGACCCAGACTACATCAACCAGTTTGTCATCTGGATG ATACGGGACGCAAGCTGTAACTATGAAGCCTTCATGAACATCCTAAAGCTGACGGACAAACCCGCAGAGCTGGAGTCCGTCAAGGACAAGGTGGTGGAGGAGCTGCAGTATCTGCGCTCCCTGGACACCGCTGGAGATG ACATCAATGTGATCAAAAACCAGATCAACAGTCTTCTGTTTGTGAAGAAGGTGTGCGAGACCAGGATCCAGAGGCTGCATTCTGGCAAG GAAGTGGATGCCTTGAAATTGGCGGTCAACTTTGGCAAGCTGTGTGTCATCCCACTGGATCACATCCTCGTCCACAACATAGCACTGCAGTTCTTCATGG ACTTCATGCAGGCAGCGGGGGCGCAGGCCGAGCTGTTTTTCTGGCTCACCGTGGAAGGCTACAGGGTGAcggcacagcagcagctggaggccATGCACGGCTGGCAGAAAGACGGCAAGAAGCAGCCCAGAGCCACCATGGAGCTGCTCAAGGCTGCTGCGCTGGGCGTCTTCGAACAGTACCTCTCCGACAAG GCGTCTCCCAGGGTGCAAGTGGACGAGGCCTCGGTGATAAAGCTCGGGGAGAAACTGCAGAAAGATGATCCGACGCCAGAGATATTTGATGAGATCCAGAGAAAA GTGTATGACATGATGCTACGTGACGAGCATTACTACCCCTCGTTCAAGCAGAGCCCGCTCTACGTCCGAATGCTGGCGGAGCTCGATATGTTAAAAGAGCCCAGTTACCGGGGATCTGATGACGGTGATGGAGAATCCTTTAATGGCTCACCCACAGGAAGCATAAATCTA TCGTTGGACGACTTGTCCAACTCCTGCCATGATGAAACTATGCACCTACATGCCTTCATCTCTGACACag GGGTTTGCAACGACCATGGTAAGACCTACGCGCTGTACGCCATCACTGTGTTCAGACGCAGCCAGGATGGCAGTGAAGACTGCTGGAAGACTTACCGCCGCTACTCAGACTTCCACGACTTCCACATGCGGATCATtgaacag TTTGAGAACCTGGCATCAATCCTCAAGCTGCCAGGAAAAAAGACATTCAACAACATGGACAGGGACTTCctagagaagaggaaaaaagacctCAATGCTTACCTACAG ttgCTGCTGAACCCAGAGATGGTGAAGGCCTGCCCCACTCTGATTCCTTATGTCTACGACTTTCTAGAAAACAAGGCGTACAACAAGGGCAAAGGAGAATTTGCACGAAAG ATAGACACATTTGTGAATCCTTTGAGGAGCTCCATGAGGAACGTGTCCAACGCAGTGAAAGCCCTTCCCGACAGTCTGGCTGAAGGTATGACCAAGGTTTCTGACAACATGGGTCGCATGTCGGAGAGACTGGGCCAGGACATCAAACAGTCCATATTGAAG GTGCCTCCACTCCTCCCCAAGTCTGAAATAGACCCTGAACATTGTCGAGTCTCCGCCCAGCTTGATGACAAT GTGGACGATAACATCCCGTTGAGGGTCATGCTGCTGCTCATGGATGAAGTGTTTGACTTAAAAGAGAAAAACCAGTGGCTGCGCAGGAACATTAAGaacctgctgcagcagctcatcAGAGCCACATATGGAGACACTATCAACAG GAAAATTGTGGATCATGTGGACTACCTGACCTCACCTGAGCAGGTGGCAGACTATGTCAAGAAGTTCAG GGATTCTTACTGGCCCAACGGTATACTGGCTGAGACGCCGCCGCGTCGGGACAAAAGCATCCGCATGAGGACAAGAGTTGCCGCCAAGACCAGCCTGCTGGGTATCATGCCAG ATGAGCTGAAGCACATAATTGGAGCAGACACTACGAGAAAGGGCATCCTGCGCGTCTTTGACATGTTCCAGTACCAGCCCATGAACCGTCGGTTGGTCTACGTTTTCCTGGAAGGCTTCTTGGAGACAATGTTCCCCCAGTACAAGTTCCCCGAGCTCTTTGTCAAGCTGCACTCCCGCTCACCGCGCATCCACAGATACAGCCAGAAACTCAAATCCTCTTCACTCAAGAGGTGA